Below is a window of Desulfurellaceae bacterium DNA.
TGTCGCCTCAGCAAGGGCATCGTGGAATTTCGTAAAGCCGACCGAGCGGTTACGCGCCGGGTTGATATAGGCGGCAACGGCCCGCGCCGTTTCCACCTTGCGTAATCCTGTCTTGAAATACCCACGCTCTTTCAATATCCGCTCGAACGCCTCCCAGGTTCCTCCCTGGACTGAGTCGGGATTGCGATACCGGCTTTGATTCGGAACAGTCGGCGATATTTTCGGATAGGCGTTGCGCACAGCCTCCCAGTCACCGAAATACCACGCCTCCAACTCCTCAACAGCAATCCGATTGACCAATTGCCAGGACCGGTCATCCACTCGCGACCTCGTGCGCAGATTTGCTCCTGATGCTGCGTCTTCCAGTTGTTGCTTAAGCCGCAGGCAGTCATCGTCATCGCGGTCTACGACCACAACGATGCGCCAATCAGCGGGCAGCCATCGCGCGTAGCCCCTCAAACGATTTTCTAATTTTCCTAGCAGGTCGCGCTTGCCCTGGAACGTATGGATCTCGAAACTACGGTCTACGGGTAAAATGCACGGTAAGAGTTCTCGCAGAAACGCTTCCATTGAGAGCTCTTCAACGAGTAGTTCCAAGTGTCTGACAATCACCGCTTGGGGCCCCGTGGAGGAGCGGTCGGTACGCCTTGATTGACCAGCGGATCGCCCACGCCGAAATATCCCTCCATCCACAGGTTCCCCAGCAGACCGCCGTGCTCCAGGAAATTGCGCACCCTGGGGAGATCGGCCACGTGCTGGGACTGCGTATAACTCTGCTCGTCACGCCACAGGACGCGCACCTCTTCGGACTGCAAGGCATTCAGGAAAAAGGGCGAATGGGTGGTCACGAGCAACTGCGTGCGCTCACTGGCCGCGCGGCATTCCTCGGCCAGTTCGGACAGCAACCGGGGGTGCAGGAAGTTCTCCGGTTCTTCGATACCTAATGAAGGGCGGCGGTTGGGGGTCGTACAGCAGCACAAGGTAGGCCACCAGCATCTTCAGGGTGCCATCGGAGGCGAAACGGGCCAGCACCGGATGGCTGAACGGGGCGTCCTTGATCTGCAACAGCAAGCGACCGTCGGGCACTGTCTCGGCCAGCACCCTCTCAATACGCGGCACCCGGCGGCGCAGCACATTGAAGATGTCATCCAATCGTTCTGGATGCTGTTCGGCCAAGTATTGGATGACGTTGGCGAGATTGTCGCCCGTTTTGCTC
It encodes the following:
- a CDS encoding DUF4276 family protein, coding for MEAFLRELLPCILPVDRSFEIHTFQGKRDLLGKLENRLRGYARWLPADWRIVVVVDRDDDDCLRLKQQLEDAASGANLRTRSRVDDRSWQLVNRIAVEELEAWYFGDWEAVRNAYPKISPTVPNQSRYRNPDSVQGGTWEAFERILKERGYFKTGLRKVETARAVAAYINPARNRSVGFTKFHDALAEATSCQQ